A genomic segment from Micropterus dolomieu isolate WLL.071019.BEF.003 ecotype Adirondacks linkage group LG03, ASM2129224v1, whole genome shotgun sequence encodes:
- the si:dkey-92i15.4 gene encoding uncharacterized protein si:dkey-92i15.4, with product MDLSLLPTPSSERNNQRTGACFTVRSANSPSYRLTRRPGVRTPLVFSEEERQGTDRVGERERSRTHTGTNCANKEENRTVTGEAKTGSSSTVKGQCEEKEASGYKMSTKLNHNGTTDNTATGFGTDKSGNPISETRGRTEWRRHNLSSRSKSLDWRTGEKSPDRGKRADMLSAKTGEDISKQGGGLDVRRTRIEGVRTFYNSPGTSNVVRESSPVSHMSETLNRASRGNSLPSRMRSQSGSGSGVRGTSTSFGPKGGHSILERIEKLYGSAGFDKTEDCSLNKDLSTPVTSHRKETTTDFPTSAQQTSYEGVAGGTFPRCFSSGAKRSHSPVQSGKSFTSTQKDSSETLSPATRSIREKWSGGQWQGDTRGRYSEVGGVHSGRGSEQISTRSLDGARSRWTVAPQITSARAVGGIASAPQSNTFLEEERSVSMRDSSGVRDRRASGSKDQGRVNHGEEKGETNGINGKLRERTGGLKEQEKEKDTDDGPKQKTELKGSLSDEDVFEPTQKITLKTIEKKKCQDIVSGPSAASVRNKINQFEALTQRSQGLTTGKVLMSRRALSVPTKLSSAYDGVKKSGSARVIDALRGKWEGLKEGGEAGEITEEKVTGAGKKLGSERSLSVDEVGLALGRKEREWNNEVKETDDCKNCTEDFGKYSRLKTAQEMPLNGGAQRCSGNVYIDETDFSKVSSPEKTCERPPSSLLSNSGDTSTGVQKTAVPSVMLPVCEEEKTPTNTPNHSAICSPAAQPENATPFADSENESISVHTQAASTPEPEPQPLSRPLTTLSHSNLPDLISPDVKAAHPNRKKPALDMNAWVAGLNTKIKVWNDEDDYEDDDDDDSTQKDEDSNYDSDSGESSVTITSNMSQSDHRSFSVSLSDLCNFAGVDYESENDSDEWQSTCQRTASLSSDASALSCVSVMPSEELDRLLEDVRSLGDSNLQDYDDVQVVVLHKEVGVGLGFSLAGGVDQNKPVTVHKVFHSGVAAQEGSIREGYQVLSINGTALCGYAHWEALRVLRKAKTRELGVVVLRRGGIYNVSKGGVQTNNQGTTQTQFTETGQHVCVHLEKNSRDLGFSLEGGVGSSPENRPLTVQKIFHGGPVDKVFPGDEVVEIGGVSVVGMRRLEAWTLIRRLAPGPVDVVLRRTLRHPKT from the exons ATGGACTTGTCCTTGCTCCCTACTCCATCAAGTGAGCGCAACAACCAGAGGACAGGAGCATGCTTCACTGTCCGCTCAGCAAACTCTCCGTCTTACCGCCTCACTCGCAGGCCAGGTGTTAGGACACCCCTAGTTTTctcagaggaggagaggcaggGTACTGACCGAgttggagaaagagagagatccAGGACGCACACTGGCACAAATTGTGCAAACAAGGAGGAAAATCGCACAGTCACTGGTGAAGCCAAGACTGGGAGTAGCAGCACTGTCAAAGGTCAGTGTGAGGAGAAGGAAGCATCAGGCTATAAAATGTCTACCAAGCTGAACCACAATGGCACAACAGACAACACAGCCACTGGGTTTGGCACTGACAAAAGTGGGAACCCTATATCTGAAACCCGGGGCAGGACAGAGTGGAGGAGACACAACCTGTCAAGTAGAAGTAAGAGTTTAGATTGGAGAACAGGGGAAAAAAGCCCTGACCGGGGCAAAAGGGCTGACATGTTGTCAGCCAAAACAGGTGAGGACATCAGCAAACAGGGTGGAGGCTTGGATGTAAGACGGACACGAATTGAAGGAGTGAGGACCTTTTACAACTCTCCAGGTACAAGTAATGTTGTGCGAGAGAGTAGCCCAGTGAGTCACATGAGTGAGACTTTGAACAGGGCCAGTAGGGGTAATTCTCTCCCCTCCAGAATGAGGTCCCAGTCCGGATCAGGCTCTGGTGTCAGAGGAACATCTACTTCGTTTGGACCCAAAGGAGGTCACAGTATACTGGAGCGGATAGAGAAACTCTACGGGTCAGCTGGTTTTGATAAAACGGAGGATTGCAGCTTAAATAAGGATTTGTCCACCCCTGTAACGTCCCATCGCAAAGAAACTACCACAGACTTCCCCACTTCAGCACAACAGACTTCATATGAGGGGGTAGCAGGGGGAACGTTCCCCAGGTGTTTCTCATCAGGAGCGAAAAGGAGCCATAGTCCAGTGCAAAGCGGGAAATCATTCACCTCGACACAAAAAGACTCTTCTGAGACACTATCTCCAGCGACAAGAAGTATCAGGGAGAAATGGTCAGGGGGACAGTGGCAAGGAGACACCCGGGGCAGGTATTCAGAGGTAGGGGGAGTTCACTCGGGAAGAGGATCAGAGCAAATCAGCACGAGGTCTCTGGATGGAGCGAGGAGCAGGTGGACTGTAGCACCTCAGATAACATCTGCAAGGGCTGTGGGAGGAATTGCCTCAGCTCCACAATCAAACACTTTCTTAGAAGAAGAGAGATCGGTTTCCATGAGAGATTCGTCTGgagtgagagacagaagggCAAGTGGAAGTAAGGATCAGGGCAGGGTGAACCATGGAGAGGAAAAGGGCGAGACTAATGGAATTAATGGGAAATTGAGAGAAAGAACTGGTGGACTTAAAGAacaggaaaaagagaaagacaccGATGACggaccaaaacaaaaaactgaattGAAGGGTAGCCTCAGTGATGAAGATGTGTTTGAGCCAacacagaaaatcacattgaaaacaatagagaagaagaaatgcCAAGATATAGTGTCAGGCCCCTCTGCAGCCAGTGTGAGAAATAAGATCAATCAGTTTGAGGCTCTGACACAGAGATCCCAGGGTTTGACTACAGGAAAGGTCCTGATGTCCAGACGGGCCTTGTCTGTGCCAACAAAACTCAGCAGTGCATATGATGGAGTTAAAAAGAGTGGGTCAGCAAGAGTGATAGATGCATTGAGAGGCAAGTGGGAGGGATtgaaagagggaggggaggcAGGTGAGATAACTGAGGAGAAAGTGACAGGAGCAGGAAAGAAGCTGGGATCAGAAAGGTCTTTATCAGTGGATGAGGTTGGACTAGCATtagggaggaaagagagagaatggaATAATGAAGTAAAAGAAACAGATGACTGTAAAAACTGCACTGAAGATTTTGGTAAATATTCAAGACTCAAGACTGCACAAGAAATGCCACTAAATGGAGGAGCTCAAAGATGCAGCGGAAACGTTTACATAGATGAGACAGATTTCTCCAAAGTCTCAAGCCCTGAGAAGACATGCGAGAGACCACCATCCTCACTTCTGTCCAACTCCGGTGACACTTCCACCGGTGTGCAGAAAACCGCTGTCCCTAGCGTTATGTTACCTGTTTGTGAGGAAGAGAAAACTCCAACAAACACTCCAAACCACTCAGCCATTTGTTCACCTGCCGCACAGCCGGAAAACGCCACTCCCTTTGcagacagtgaaaatgaaagcatTTCTGTCCACACACAAGCAGCCAGTACTCCAGAACCAGAACCCCAACCTCTCTCTCGTCCCCTCACCACTTTGTCTCACAGCAACCTCCCTGATCTCATCTCTCCAGATGTCAAAGCAGCCCATCCAAATAGGAAGAAACCGGCGTTGGACATGAATGCTTGGGTTGCTGGCTTGAACACAAAGATTAAGGTCTGGAATGACGAAGATGAttatgaggatgatgatgatgatgatagtaCACAGAAGGATGAGGATTCAAACTATGATTCAGATTCTGGAGAGTCCTCTGTGACCATTACTAGTAACATGAGCCAGTCAGATCACAGGAGCTTCAGTGTCAG TCTGTCAGACCTCTGTAACTTTGCTGGAGTTGACTATGAGTCAGAGAATGACAGCGATGAGTGGCAATCTACATGCCAGCGGACTGCCTCTCTGAGCTCAGATGCGTCGGCCCtgtcctgtgtgtctgtgatgcCCAGTGAGGAGCTCGACAGGCTGCTGGAGGATGTCAGGAGCCTGGGGGACAGCAACCTGCAG GATTATGACGATGTGCAGGTGGTGGTTCTCCATAAGGAGGTGGGAGTAGGACTGGGCTTCAGTTTGGCAGGCGGCGTGGACCAGAACAAGCCAGTCACT GTTCACAAAGTGTTTCACTCAGGTGTTGCAGCCCAGGAAGGCTCCATAAGGGAAGGGTACCAGGTCTTGTCAATCAATGGCACAGCACTGTGTGGCTATGCCCACTGGGAGGCCTTGAGGGTCCTGAGAAAAGCAAAGACTCGGGAGTTAGGGGTGGTGGTCCTGAGGAGGGGAGGCATTTACAATGTCTCTAAGGGGGGAGTGCAGACAAATAATCAGGGAACAACGCAGACTCAGTTCACAGAGACAG gtcagcatgtgtgtgtgcatctggaGAAGAACAGCAGGGATCTGGGCTTCAGCCTGGAGGGAGGTGTAGGCTCCAGTCCGGAGAACAGACCACTCACTGTGCAAAAGATCTTCCATG GAGGTCCTGTTGACAAGGTGTTTCCTGGTGATGAAGTTGTAGAGATTGGGGGTGTGAGCGTGGTTGGGATGAGACGCCTAGAGGCCTGGACTTTGATCAGGAGACTGGCCCCCGGACCTGTGGACGTGGTGCTTCGTCGCACACTTAGACATCCGAAAACATGA